GTAGGTCACGGCCCCTGCGTTGGAAAAGCTCAGGAGCGTTCCGGCGGAAGTCGTGATGCCGGAGGAGGCGTTGGCCGCGTCGATCCTCAGGTTGCCGGCCGCGAGGGTGGTCGCGCCCGTGTAGGTGTTGGCCCCGGTCAGGTAGAGGGTCGAGGCGGCGGTGTCCTTCACCAGGGCCCCGGCGCCGGAGATGACGCCGGACAGGGTCTGGTCGACGCTCGAGCTGTAGCGCAGCGTGCCGGCGTTGCTGATGGCGCCGGCGTAGGTCCCGCCGCCCAGGCTCCCCGCGCCTCCGATCACCAGGGACCCGGCGCTGTTCGTGATGCCCCCGGTGAAGGTGTTGGCCGCCGTCAGGGTCAGGGTCGAGGCGGCGCTGGTGTTCTTGGTCAGGCCGCCGACGCCCGAGATCACGCCGGAGAGGGTCTGGTTGGCGGTGGAGCTGTAGGTGAAGGTCCCGGCGTTGTTGATCGCGCCGCTGAAGTTGTCGCCGCCAAGGGAGCCCGATCCTCCGATGATCAGGGACTGGTTGGTCGGGATGATGTTGATCGTGCCGTTGAAGGGGTTCGCGCCCGTCAGGGTGATCGGCGACCCGGCCTGGGTGAGCGTGCCCGTCCCCGAGATGACGCCGGAGTGGGTGTAGCCGCTAAACCTCGAGAACTTCAGGGTCCCTGCGGGTCCGATGGCGATGGCGTTGGCGCCCCCGAACACGGCGCCATTCGAGAGATCGATCGTGCCGGTGTCGATCGTGATGGGGCCGGTATAGCTCGGAGCAACGGACGACCAGGTCAGGGTTGAGGCCGCCGTGTCCTTGATCAGGGCGCCAGCGCCGGTGATATTCAGCGCCTGGCTGGCCGAGGTCGAATACCGCAGCGTCCCGCCCGCGTTGATGGTGACCACTGCGGTTGAGTGGGTCGAGGCGCCCCCGAAGACCAGGGTCCCGGCGCTGACGGTCGTCCCGCCGCTTTGAGTGGCGGCGCCGCTGAGGGTCAGTGTGGAGGCTGCGGTGTCCTTCACCACATTGCCCCCGCCGCTGATGGGCCCGGAGATGACCTGGTCGGCGGTCGAGGCATACCGGAAGGAGCCGCCTGCGCCCGCTCCGGTGGAATTGGTGACGAGGGATCCGGAGAAATTACCGCCCCCCAGGACGCCGCTGCCCCCGATGGTCACGGAATAGGACCCTGTCTGGATCGTGCCGTTGAAGGTGTTCTGCCCGGTCAGGGTCAGGACCGGGCCGCCGCTGCCGCTCGTCGTCAGGGTCCCGGCGCCGGAGATGACGCCGGACAGGGTCTGGCTGCCGTTCCAGAAGCTGAGGGTGGCGCCCGGCGCGATCTCGATGTTGCCCGGGTGGTTCCCCGAATTCCAGGTGGACCGGAAGTCTAGGGTCCCGGACGAGATGGTCGTGGCCCCCGTCCAGGTCAGGGTCGCGAATGAACCAGTCGTAAGGGCGCCTGCGCCGGTCTTCACGAAGCTTCCGGTCCCGGTGAGCGACCCCGTCAGCCCCCCTGTTCCGTTGAAGGTCACGACCCCGGAATTGGCGATGGCGGAGTTCAGGCTGATCGTCCCGGGCGAGATCAGTTCGAGCCCGCTGCCCGTCCCGGAATTGGTCACGGCGGCGTTCAGGGTGATCGCCCCCGCCGCGTTCAGGGTCAGGGTGGTGTTGGCGCTCCAGGACAGGGCGTTGGACAGGGTGATGTTGCCGGCCTGGGTCCCGGACGATCCCGTCGAGACGGTGACGCTGGCCCCGGCCAGGGCGTTCTGCAGGGAGGTGACGTTGATCACCGCGGAGTCGCCGGTGGCCGTGAACCCGCTCTGGTTGGCGTCGGCGCCGGTGGAGATGGTGACGTTGTAGGGATCGAGCAGGAGCTGGCCGGCCCTGCCGCCGGTCGACAGGAGGTTCACCTGGCCGTCAAAGAGGTAGACGCCGTGGCTGGAGACCTCCGCCACGCCGCCGTCGCCGCCTGTCCCGGTCGCCAGGATCCGCCCCCGGAACCGGGTGTCATCGTCCGACCAGAGGATGACCCGGCCGCCGGCCCCGGCCGAGCCCGAGGCCTCAAGCCGGCTGTCGGCGTCCACCTGGGTGGAACGGGCCGTGGTGACCCCGGGCACGGGCGCGCCCTGCCAGCCGCCGCCCACCGTGATCTCGCCGCCCTCCGCACCCGAGGCGTCGAGCCGGGCGCCCGCCAGGGCGATGGAATCGCCCCCCAGGGCGATGCGACCGCCCTTGGCCTCGCCCGAGGTCGCGTCGATCCGGCCGCTGGCCGCCAGGCCGCCGGCCCCGGCGTCCAGGATGACGGTCCCGCCTTCGGACCGGGCCGAGGCGACGCTGACTTCACCCGACAGGTTCACGAGGTCGCGCACCGTGCGCTGCACCGCGTCGGCCCGCACGACGACCCGCCCGCCCGCGGCCAGGACCCGGCCTCCGACGTCGACGCCCCCATCCGCCTCCAGGACCGGCGGGGCGAGGATCTGCAGGAAGCCGTCTCCGCCGGGGTCGAGGGTGATGGCCGAGCCCGAGCCCAGGGCCACCTGGCCCAGGGGCGCCGAGATCAGGCCGGTGTTCCGCACCCGCCCGCCGCCGATCAGCCCGACCTGGCCGCCCTCGGCCACGTAGATGGCGCCGGCGTTGGAGACCTCGGCCCGGGACGCGCCGGTGAAGACCAGGCGTCCGCCCATGAAGTCGGCGTTGCTGACATCCAGGCTCGAGGCCGTGAAGCCGCCGCCGACCCGCACCTCGCCCGAGGCGGTGATGGCCACCCCGTTCGGATTGACCAGGAAGACCCGTCCGTTGGAGGTCAGGGCCCCGGCGATGGAAGACGGCAGGTCCCCCGTCACGCGGTTCAGCACCGCCGATGTCGTCGAGGGCAGGTCGAAGGCCACCGTCCGGCCCTGGCCCACGGAGAAGCTGTTCCAGTTGATCACCGACCGGTTGGTGGACTGGGTGACGGTCACGGCTCCGTCCCCGCTGGTGATGCTCGCCACCCCCGCCGCCACCGAACCGCCGGAGGGCAGGGCGGGGCCCTCGGCCAGGGCGGGGCCCGCCACCAGCAGGGAGGCGCCGAAGACGCTCGCCAGCAGGCGGGGCCTCAGCTCTCCGGGACGGGGGAAGGGGCGCGGCGTCACGATCAGAAGCTCCAGCCCAGCAGGAATCCGACCCGGGTGTCCCGGCTGTTCTCCAGGCTGTTGATCCAGTTGCGCCCGACCTCGAGGTTCAGGGACACAGGGGTGTTGAAGGGCCCGATCCGGCCCAGCCGGGTCCGTACGCCCAAGCCAAGCTCCGCCCCTCGGAGCTCGCGGTTCGGGGCGGCGTCCGCCTCGTTCACCTCGCCGCCGCCGAGGGCGCCGAAGACGTAGGGTTCGGCCACGCCCGGAAGGCCCCAGGGGAGGGTTCGCCGCGTCCCGAACTCGCCCCTGGCGGTGAAGCCCTGGTCCACGGCGAAGGCCCCTGGCGACAGGCTGGACATCCCGTCCGGCCCGTCGAGGCTGAGCTGCTCGGAATTGAACAGGGGCTCGCCAAAGGCGGTCTGCCCCCGCACGGCGACGGAGCCGTGGAGGAGGTCCCCCTGGACCCGCGCGCCCAACAGGACGTTGGCGCGGGTAAAGGTTGCGGCGGCGCCCCGGTGGGTCGAGGGCGTGTCCGCGTCCACCTCGAAGGGCGAGGCGATGTCCCCCAGGCCCCTGGACAGGCTGGCCGAGCCCAGCAGCAGCAGGGACCCGGTCCAGACATGCTGGACGTCGATCCCTGCGCGCAGGGCAAGGTAGGAGTCGGCGGACAGGTCGGCGCCGAAGTCGATGGCGCTGACCCGCTGGGCGAGGGTTTCCAGCGAGGCCTGGGCGACCATCCGGGTCTCGCGCGTCCGGACCACCGGGGCGCTGATCCGGACGGTGGCGCGCAGCAACTCGTTCCGGCTGTCGGGCACGGATGGGAGAGGCAGGGGCCTGATCCGCGCCCAGACGACCTCGGGGCCCAGGGTGAGGCCGGACGCTCCCAGCGGGACCACGCCGCCCAGGGCCACGATCCGCATGCGCGCATCGGCCTCCAGGACGGTCTTCAGGTCCCCCTGGTAGGCCAGGTAGACCTGTTCCCCAAAACCAAGGGCGCTGTTCACCGCGACGGAGCCATTCACGCCCCAGTCGCCGACGCGCTCGCTGGCCAGGCGGTCAATGCCGGCGGCGCCGGTCACGCCGTGGAAGACCCCGTCCAGCACCAGTTTCACCCCGCCCGGCGTGTCGCCGGTGGCGACCGTGCTGCGCAGGGACAGCCCGCCGAGCTCGCCGGCGAGCAGAAGGGCCCGCTCGATCTCGGCCAGGGTGAGGGGCGCCCGCCCCACCAGGGGCTTCAGGCGGCGCTCGACGGGTCGCCGGATCCGCTCGGGCAGGGCGCCGACGTCAATGGAATCGATGGATCCGTTGACGACCCGGAGCACGAGGGCGCCGCCCGGCTCAATTTTCTGGGGCGGGGTCAGGACCCGGGTCAGGACATAGCCTCCGGCCGAGAGCTCCTGCTCGAGCTGCGTCACGCGCCCGAAGATCTCGGCCACCGAGACAGGGGCCTGGTCGGCGGTGCGGACCAGGTCGCGCTTCAGACGCTCTCCAGCCCCTGTGTCGGGCAGGGGATCGCCCTCGAAGCGCACGGCGCCAGGCCGGACGAGGACGGTCTCCGCGCTGGCCGGGGTGGGCTGGCCGGAGAAATTGCCGAGGTCAATGGCGGGAGGGGCGACATCGGTCCGGGGGCGGAAGGTCTCGGGAACGACCCGCCCGCCCAACGGGTCCTGCGCCCGCGCAAATCCAGGCGCGGCCAGCGCCGCGACGGACATCAGGGAGCACAGCGCACGTCTCATTCCGCTGGAACGAACTCCCCCAAATCAAGCCGGAAACCCTGGGCGGACGCCGGCGCCTGCACGCCCCGGCGCAGGGGAGCCCCGCACCGCATGAACGGAGCCCTGGTTCCATGTCATAAAGTCCGTAAACACAAGGTTTTCACCCTGCAACCTCTGTTTGCATCCAGGACGAGGTTGCAGGCCTGGACGCCGGGTCCGGGCGTTCAGGCTGTCCGGTCGCTGAAGCGCGTCCAGGGGCCCTCGATGGCGAAGGTCCTTCCCGGTGCGTAGGCGTTGACGAACAGGAACCGGCCGTCCGGCGAGAAGCAGGCGCCAGCCAGTTCGGTGCGCATCCGAAGGCGGGCGAGGGCGCAGACCTGACCCGCAGGCGTAACGACCTTGAGGTGGTTGGGGCTGATACCCACCCGGTCCTCGCACACGACGAGGTGGCCGCTGGGCGCGACCGTCAGGTTGTCGCCATAGTCCAGGACCCGGGTGTCGCGGGACTCCAGGAAGAGCTCCAGGCGGTCGTCGGACGGTCCGGCGCCAGGGGTCAGGCGGAAGATCTGGCCCAGCTTCCTCGCCCCGCCCGAGGTTGAGGTGAAGAACACCTCGCAGCCGCCGCCCAGCTTCGCAGACAGGTGAACGCCCTCGCCCCGGGCGAACAGCACAGCGCCCTTGGAGTGACCGCGCTTCCTGAGGTCGTCCTGCGGGCTCTCGACGTCATCCAGGTCGATCCAGCGGACCGCCCGGGTTTCGCCAACCGCCAGGTCTGCGCGCCGCCAGTTGCGGCTGTCGGCGGATCCGGCGCCATCCGCATAGGCGAGGGCCTGCAGCCGGCCGCCCTCGGCCAACCGACCCGGCGTCCGGGGCAGGAAGCGGTAAAGCAGGCCATCGTCCCGGTCCTCGGTCAGGTAGACGGTTCCCGTCGCAGGATCGACCGCTGCGGCCTCGTGCCGGAAGCGTCCCATGGCGGTCAGGGGCGCTGGCTTTACAGGCCCGTCGGCCGCGGCGGGAACCTCGAAGACCCAGCCATGACGG
The sequence above is a segment of the Phenylobacterium parvum genome. Coding sequences within it:
- a CDS encoding POTRA domain-containing protein, translated to MRRALCSLMSVAALAAPGFARAQDPLGGRVVPETFRPRTDVAPPAIDLGNFSGQPTPASAETVLVRPGAVRFEGDPLPDTGAGERLKRDLVRTADQAPVSVAEIFGRVTQLEQELSAGGYVLTRVLTPPQKIEPGGALVLRVVNGSIDSIDVGALPERIRRPVERRLKPLVGRAPLTLAEIERALLLAGELGGLSLRSTVATGDTPGGVKLVLDGVFHGVTGAAGIDRLASERVGDWGVNGSVAVNSALGFGEQVYLAYQGDLKTVLEADARMRIVALGGVVPLGASGLTLGPEVVWARIRPLPLPSVPDSRNELLRATVRISAPVVRTRETRMVAQASLETLAQRVSAIDFGADLSADSYLALRAGIDVQHVWTGSLLLLGSASLSRGLGDIASPFEVDADTPSTHRGAAATFTRANVLLGARVQGDLLHGSVAVRGQTAFGEPLFNSEQLSLDGPDGMSSLSPGAFAVDQGFTARGEFGTRRTLPWGLPGVAEPYVFGALGGGEVNEADAAPNRELRGAELGLGVRTRLGRIGPFNTPVSLNLEVGRNWINSLENSRDTRVGFLLGWSF
- a CDS encoding alkaline phosphatase PhoX, with the translated sequence MTASPPPGSFPPNRRGVLLSAAALAFSGLGARAALAAEGGDILDEVRGYGALRPDPAGVLDLPEGFSYQVISRAGEVMDDGFLTPDHFDGMGCLALPDGRLALMRNHELDEAEHRLGPAGGRPDLAARLDGLPAFDRSADGRVLPGGVTALVVDPVTGRRERQHLALAGTVLNCAGGATPWGAWLTCEETLVGAPKTGTRHGWVFEVPAAADGPVKPAPLTAMGRFRHEAAAVDPATGTVYLTEDRDDGLLYRFLPRTPGRLAEGGRLQALAYADGAGSADSRNWRRADLAVGETRAVRWIDLDDVESPQDDLRKRGHSKGAVLFARGEGVHLSAKLGGGCEVFFTSTSGGARKLGQIFRLTPGAGPSDDRLELFLESRDTRVLDYGDNLTVAPSGHLVVCEDRVGISPNHLKVVTPAGQVCALARLRMRTELAGACFSPDGRFLFVNAYAPGRTFAIEGPWTRFSDRTA